The window AACTTGTTATGGCACCAGTCCTTGTCATATCCCGCTCTAACTTTTGCATAACACCTGGACGAACAGTAGACATCTGAGGGCGATAATCAGGACAAATAATGGTTGCCAATATGTTGCCGCCAAACGCTGGTCGCGTCATTAATAAGTGTTTTTCCTCATCTATTTCTAGAGATGTACAGTCTGCGGTAAGACCTGTATGGATTCTTGCTGAAACTCTTGGTGCTAGGTCTCTTCCAATAGCCGTTGCCCCAACTAAAACAATCTCTGGTTTTCTATCCTGAATGATGGTGGACAAGGCTTTTGTATAAGGTTCTGTCATATAGACATGAAACGCTTCATCCTCTGCATAAATCACTTCATCTGCTCCATAATGGATCAGTTCCTGGCATGCATCATGCATGTTATGGCCTATTAAGACGGCTATTAATGTTTCATGTAATGCATCTGCCAGTTCCCTGCCTTTTCCAAGGAGCTCCAAGGATACCTTATTCACTTGGCCTTCTCGTT is drawn from Vallitalea pronyensis and contains these coding sequences:
- a CDS encoding electron transfer flavoprotein subunit alpha/FixB family protein, with translation MNISAYKGVVVFIEQREGQVNKVSLELLGKGRELADALHETLIAVLIGHNMHDACQELIHYGADEVIYAEDEAFHVYMTEPYTKALSTIIQDRKPEIVLVGATAIGRDLAPRVSARIHTGLTADCTSLEIDEEKHLLMTRPAFGGNILATIICPDYRPQMSTVRPGVMQKLERDMTRTGAITSYPITINPEDMTYKILEVVKEKKEKVNIEDANVLVSGGRGIGNAENFEILKDLASQLKGQVSASRAVVDAGWIHRDHQVGQTGKTVRPSLYFACGISGAIQHLAGMEESDFIVAINKDASAPIFEVADVGIVGDVHKIVPELIHALQVKQESE